The DNA region TTTTTCCGTTATCACAAGGTTTTTAGCTTGTTGATGTTGGTGAAATCCGGAACAAGGGTTAGTCTGCTTCCAACCTTATCAATTAAGACATGTTTTCTTGGAAAAGAATTTGAGCTTTACGAAGAGCAACAACAAGAAATTGCAGATTCATATCATATTAATTAGACTTACAAAAAAGCGAGCATTCCACTGAGTGCTCGTCTTCTGTTTTAAAATGTTTTTATTTAGATGTGTTTTAGTATTTTTTTAAGAAATTCGTGTCGATGTGGATGAATAGTTTTAATTAAATCATCTTTGTCTACCCATCTGATTTCCTCAGCTTCTTGACTATTGGATATATCTATTTCCCTGTTGTTGCCAATGAATTTAAGTACGTAGGCTTGTTGTTTTTGACCCTTGTAGCCTTTAATTAGTCTGGCGTAATCTGGCCAGTTGTAAATATGAGACTCCGGAAGGGCTTTGATAATTTGTAATTTATTTTCTGGAATACCTGCTTCTTCTCCGACTTCTCGAATTACCGCTGACTCGATAGTTTCGTCTTTATCAACTCCGCCTTGTGGAAATTGCCAGTGGTTTTTGAAGCGTGGGTTTTTTTGAACTAGAAACTTACCTTCGTTATTAGTAACGACACCAACTACGTTTTCTCTATATTCTGAATTGATTCGTTTCTTCCATTTGTGACAAGTTAAAAGAAAGTCCGCTGTAGCATTTTTGATTCTTTTTAATCTAGTTGGTTCTTTGTATAAACGGTAGAACCATTCCATTCCTAATTCTCTAATAACTTTTGGCGCTCGTTTCATTTGGCCTGTTAAAAAATCAAAAGTTCCTCCAATTCCCAGGGCAACTTTTACTGGATATAAAAATTTTAAGTATTTGTTAATCCAAATTTCCTGATCTGGTGCACCTAGACAAACAAAAACAAGTTGTGGTTCAAAGCTGTTAATGTCATTTAAGACTTTATCACAATTATCATAATTGTTTTTATTTAATACTCCAATTTTAATTTTAATTTTTGAATAGTTTTCTTTGAATAAATTTTGAATATGTGTTGGTGTGCTCAATGAGTCATTTCGGAGTGCTATAAATACTTTGATTCCGGTTTGATTGAATTTTTCTAAAATTGCTGGAGTTAAATCTGACCCCGGCACCCTGTTTTCTAGGGTTTCACCAAGTATTTTGGCTCCTAGTTTTAATCCAAATCCGTCAGGAGTACTAATTGAAGCATTATTTAATACACGGCGATACTCTTCATCTTTTTCAGCTTTTAGACAGATTTCTGGATTAGGAGTGAAAATTTTCAATTGTCTTTCAGTTCCTATTGATCGTTCAATTTCATTTAAAACAAAATCTAAAGGTTGATCGTTAATTTTGACGCCAAGGATTATTGCTTTATTGTGAAAGTCTGGTGGACGATTCATTTTATTAGTTTAAAGATTTTAGTTTGGTGTAAATGGGCCCAGTCGGTGTTAGTTCGCTTTGCATAAAGTCAATTGATTTAACTTGAAATTCCATCTTTTGAATGGGCGTATCTAAATGCATATGGCCTCTCCCCCACTTTATTCTGCCAAGAGTGATGTGTGGTGAAAATTTTCTATTATCGGTGGGAATGTTAAATTTTTCAAAAGTCTGGTTTATGATATTTCTAAGCGGAGAAAGTTTTTTTTCAGTGTCTTGTAAGGCAATAACTATAGTTTTGGGAGCTTGTGAATTCGGAAATATACCGATCTCGTCTAAACGCAAAGTAAATTCAGTGAATTCAAATTCATTTTCAAACTTTTGTAATAGTTCTTGAGAAGTAGATTCACTTATGTTTTCAATGAAACCCATGGTTAAATGGAGGTTTTTAGGCTCTGTCCATTTTATATCATGAATTTGATTATTTTTTTCTAACTCTAAAATAAGGTCTTCTAGGTAAAACTTTATTTCTTTAGTTAAATTTATGGCCAGAAAATATCGCATATTTGATAATCCATTTTAGTATAGCAAAAATAATGCTAAAATAAAAGAGTGATACTTGAAGGAATAAGCTTATTGTGCTAATTTAATATAATAATGTTCTTTAAGAAGAAAAACAAGGAGAAAAATATGGAAACAAAATATTTTGCTGATAAATTAGCGGAAAAGCACGATAGTGTTGTACACTGTCTTGCCTGCGAGCATAAGTGTAAAATTGAACAAGATCAAGTTGGTTTTTGCTGTGTTCGAAAAAATGATGGTGGGAAATTGCATCTTTTGAATTATGGTAAAGTCATTGCCATGGGGCAGGATCCAATTGAGAAAAAACCACTGAATCATTTCCTGCCTGGAAGTAAAACTTTTTCAATAGCTTGTGCTGGGTGCAATTTTAGTTGTAAGCATTGTCAAAATCATGATATTTCTCAGGTTGTAAAGCAAACACAGAATGTCCCAGGTGAATTTGTTGAGCCTGATCAGGTTATTTCAGTGGCAATGAATAGTGGCTGTAAGTCAATTTCCTATACTTACACTGAGCCAACCATTTTTGTGGAATATGCTCTTGAAGTAATGAAACTTGCTCATAATAATGGCCTGAAAAATATTTGGGTATCCAATGGGTATTTTTCCGTACAAACTTTTGATCTAATCAAGCCGTATCTTGATGCAATTAATATTGATCTAAAATTTGCTGACGATGATCAGTATCAGGAAGTTTGTAATGCAAGCCTTGAGCCCGTAAAAAGAAATATTGAGCTGTGCGTAGCAGCGGGCATTCATACTGAAGTTACAACACTTTTGATTTCAGGCATGAACGATTCTGAAAATCAGTTAGAGTTTTTAGTTGAATCTATTGCAACTGTAAGCCCACTTATTTCTTGGCATGTTTCTCGTTTCCGTCCATACTATCAAATGTATGACAAGCCAGTTACTGAGAAGGAATCTTTGATTAGAGCAATCAAAGTTGCAAAAAGAATTGGACTTAACTACGTTTACGCAGATAGTTTTGCAATTGAAAACGGCCAAAACAGTTTGTGTCCAAGCTGTGGTCAGGTTGTTATCAGTAGGCTTGGTTACACTACAAAGTCTTATCTGAAAGATTCAAAGTGTGCAAATTGTAATACAGAATTACCAATCATTACAGAATGTTGAAATAAGGCGAGATATTATCTCGTCTTTTTTGTTTACTATTGACAGTTTATGGATTTATTATATAATACTTTTAGCACTCTAATGCTTCGACTGCTAATTTTTAAATGTAACAAGTCCCAAGTATCAAGTAACAAGATGGTTTGAATCTTGAATCTTTAATCTTGGAACTTATTTCTATGGATATCCGTAAATTCACTACTAATTCTCAACAAGCCTTGCAAGAAGCGCAAGCGATTGCTTTTGAAAATAAACATCCTCAAATTGATGTTGTTCATTTGTTGTCCGCTTTATTAGAACAAAAAGAAAGTATAGTTTTAACAGTTTTGAAAAAAATGGAAGTTCCTGTTGAACAAGTTAGTGCACAGGCTAAGTCAATATTAGGGAAAATACCTAAAGGTCAGGTGGTTCAACAAGCTGGACAAGTCGCTGTAACGGGTCCTATGAATTTTGTTTTGGTTAATTCTGAACGCGAAGCTAAAAACATGGGTGACGAGTTCGTTAGCACTGAACATCTTTTATTATCAATATTAAAAGTTGACTCCCCTGCTGCGCACATATTAAATGTTTTTGGAGTTGACTATATTAAGGTTAAACAAATTTTAACTGATGTTCGGGGCGATCAAAAAATTGACTCAGCAGATCCAGAAAACAAAAGAGATGTTATCTCAAAATATACAACTGACTTGACTGAAGAAGCAAGACAAGAAAAATTAGATCCAATTATCGGTCGAGATGATGAAATTCGTCGAGTTCTTCAAGTTCTTTCTCGTAGAAGAAAAAATAATCCAGTCTTGATTGGTGAACCTGGCGTTGGTAAGACGGCCATTGCAGAAGGTTTAGCTCAGCGAATTGTGGCTGGGGATGTTCCGGAAAATTTAAAAGACAAACAAGTCTTGAGTTTAGATATTGGGTCAATTGTAGCTGGATCAAAGTTTCGTGGTGAATTTGAAGAACGAATGAAGGCCATT from Candidatus Falkowbacteria bacterium includes:
- a CDS encoding WecB/TagA/CpsF family glycosyltransferase: MNRPPDFHNKAIILGVKINDQPLDFVLNEIERSIGTERQLKIFTPNPEICLKAEKDEEYRRVLNNASISTPDGFGLKLGAKILGETLENRVPGSDLTPAILEKFNQTGIKVFIALRNDSLSTPTHIQNLFKENYSKIKIKIGVLNKNNYDNCDKVLNDINSFEPQLVFVCLGAPDQEIWINKYLKFLYPVKVALGIGGTFDFLTGQMKRAPKVIRELGMEWFYRLYKEPTRLKRIKNATADFLLTCHKWKKRINSEYRENVVGVVTNNEGKFLVQKNPRFKNHWQFPQGGVDKDETIESAVIREVGEEAGIPENKLQIIKALPESHIYNWPDYARLIKGYKGQKQQAYVLKFIGNNREIDISNSQEAEEIRWVDKDDLIKTIHPHRHEFLKKILKHI
- the thpR gene encoding RNA 2',3'-cyclic phosphodiesterase produces the protein MRYFLAINLTKEIKFYLEDLILELEKNNQIHDIKWTEPKNLHLTMGFIENISESTSQELLQKFENEFEFTEFTLRLDEIGIFPNSQAPKTIVIALQDTEKKLSPLRNIINQTFEKFNIPTDNRKFSPHITLGRIKWGRGHMHLDTPIQKMEFQVKSIDFMQSELTPTGPIYTKLKSLN
- the amrS gene encoding AmmeMemoRadiSam system radical SAM enzyme, whose product is METKYFADKLAEKHDSVVHCLACEHKCKIEQDQVGFCCVRKNDGGKLHLLNYGKVIAMGQDPIEKKPLNHFLPGSKTFSIACAGCNFSCKHCQNHDISQVVKQTQNVPGEFVEPDQVISVAMNSGCKSISYTYTEPTIFVEYALEVMKLAHNNGLKNIWVSNGYFSVQTFDLIKPYLDAINIDLKFADDDQYQEVCNASLEPVKRNIELCVAAGIHTEVTTLLISGMNDSENQLEFLVESIATVSPLISWHVSRFRPYYQMYDKPVTEKESLIRAIKVAKRIGLNYVYADSFAIENGQNSLCPSCGQVVISRLGYTTKSYLKDSKCANCNTELPIITEC